The following DNA comes from Camelina sativa cultivar DH55 chromosome 14, Cs, whole genome shotgun sequence.
ATGATCAAGAATCGTGAATCAGCCGCTAGATCAAGGGCTCGAAAGCAggtaaagtttttatataaaccaaactgGCATTACCGTTTTCTTTTCAAGAACTTTCATATTGATTTTGATATTCCGGTTAACCTCAGGCTTATACCTTGGAACTGGAAGCCGAGATTGAAAGTCTCAAGCAACTGAATCAAGATTTGCAGAAAAAACAGGTTTGTTAAACAACCATTTATTGCCTTCTTATTGCTTCTGCATATTAGAGTCTAGCTAGCTGGCTCAGTTCTTTAACTGAGGTTTCCTGTGTTGCAGGCTGAAATTATGAAAACCCAGAACAGTGAGGTAGAAAAGTCTTCCTTGTTACTTATTTGGAGATACTCTTTTATTAATACGTTTTGTATTTGTCTAAATGTTTGCCTATTGTCTCTTTGATGGTATTGTTAACTGATACTGCTTCTTGAATTTTCAGGTGAAAGAATTGTCGAAGCTGCTTCCATGTCTGGCCAAAACACAATGCTTGAGAAGAACCCTTACTGGTCCGTGGTAAGAAGGTGAAATGAAAGCAAGAAGACCCTGGTAATGTGATACAAACATCACCCAAAAGGAAGACATTTGAAGACTTAATATGTAATGGAAGATAGTTCTACTGTACAGGAGAGAGATTACAGAAACTTACAATGTAGAAATCTTTTGAGCTGAATCTAACTAAGAGTGCAGAGTATGAGAGAGCTTTCAATATGAattcataattattataaaatatatgtaaactttCAATTCAGCTTATAGAGAAGAAGTGACTTAACTCAGAAAGAGAATCCATTAATTGGAGAGTGAGGTAAACTCTGGCTGTAATGTGACCTGGAAGTTGTACTAGATGATGGACCAAAGATCCGGGAATCACCTCTTTGAAATCTCAAATTACTTCTCTTCCTACTATCCCAGCCTATCTCTCCCTCAACCGCTTTAGCAAATGCACTATGCAACGGATCACAGCTTTCACACAATAGTCTCAGGACTTGCTTAATAGATGGCCTAGACCGGCCTTCTTTCTCGGTACACCATCTCACAACAGCCACAACTGCTTCAAGCTGTTTTACTCCAGCATCATCAATGGAGTCGTTGATTCTTGGGTCTACCAACTCCCGGTGTTTTGATTTCGTCAACAAAAACCGTTGAGACATTTCCACAAGGTTCACACCTTCATCAACTGCTCTTCTCCCGGTTATGAGCTCCAGCAACACAACTCCATAGCTGTACACATCACTCTTTTCAGTCAGCTCTTGCGTAACTACGTATTCCGGATCTACAtagcctgaaaaaaaaaacttccaaatttttaaaactcaGTTTCCATCGAAAGGAGcaaagttattttgtttcagTGTCTTTCCCTGACCTGGAGTTCCGCGGATATTGGTATTCACTGGCTCAAAGCAAATAGAGCCATCTCTAGACGAATGTGCAAGGCCAAAATCTGAAAGCTGCAACCAAGAAAACGTCATTAGCTAGTTAGCCAAGTCAAAAAGGTTTTTCTAACATAGAAGATATTGCTAAGATATTATATTGTTTGATTCCTCATACCTTAGCGACAAAGTTCTCATCAAGTAATATATTGCTTGATTTGATATCTCTATGACAGAGAGGAGGATCACAGTAGAAATGAAGATATTCCTGGAGGAGAGAACAACGTGCAGCCAAGAACCAAAAACTGTAAAAGATATATTATCAAATCAGTTTACAGAGGAAATGTGGATGAAAGACTTTGGAATATTTACCAAAGCATTTGCCACATCGATTGCGATTTTCATTCTTGTTCCCCAACTCAGTGGAGGCTTTCCAGTGGCTGCAAAGACAATATTGAAAGAAGAAACGTTTTCAATACTCTGGATTTCTTATAGTTAAGGTAGAAGAAGCATATATATACCATGTAAATGATCTTTTAAGCTGCCATTTTCCATGTAGTCATAGACAAGGAACCTGgaagattggaaaaaaaagagagtagaagATGAGAATGAATACTCTAAGGTAAATGCCGAAAGCAAAAAGCAATGTATGATTCTTGACCTTTCTTTCTTGTTGATGCAAAAGCCTTTCAAAGCAACAAGGTTACGGTGATGCAGCTTAGCTAAAAGCTCTATCTCTCTGCAAAAATCTTGTTCAGCTTGTTCAGAAACTTTGTTCATTCTTTTTACTgctgcaaccaatccatcccttAGCTCAGCTTTGTAAACAGTCCCAAAACCTCCTTGACCAATCACCGTGTTGAAATCATTCGTTGCATTTGTCATTTCTTTGTAGCTGAATTTTCTGaaagctgaagaagaatcatctGCAGATAAAAAGATTTGTCAagtcttttttctttggtatgatataacaaaaacaaagaaatcactttctttttttctcccacCTTCATGAATCTTGAATACAGGCAGGGAAGAAGGAATTGATTTTGTTGACTTTTTATCCAAGCTCTCGGATTCATCGAGTTCTCGGTTCTTTTTACGGATAAGAATAACCAGGACTACGAGCATGGTAAGAGCAACAGCTGTAACAACAATCCCAATGGTTGGAACCATTGTTAAGTGATATGGATTGGTGCTTCTACTTGTAGTCATTTGAGCATCACTGTTGCTTGGGCTAATAGCACCAACCGTACTTGGAGAAGGTTCTGGACTTGCCAAAGGTGGAAATGACCCTGTCCATATGCGAATGCAAATCAGACAAAAACAGATTGCTCAAAAACTGATGTGATACTATGGAAAGTTGCAGTCATGTGTCTAACCTGAAGGAATGCTAAGCTCTGTCACTTGAAAGAAACAACCAAGAAGCTCAAGAGTCGATGCATTGCCAATTCTGCTTGCTAATGTAGCATAAGTTGCGTCACGACAAGTACTCAATGTAATGTTATTAGTGTCTGGACCGATGAGATCACGAAGGTAAGTGATACCAGAATTCAAACACTTCCTGCATTGGTTTCCAGAGGAAAGTGGAAGTCTGCAATTTCTTGAAACATGTCCAAATTCTGGAGACTGATGCATTTGTCTTACAGTGGTTCGACCTTCACAGTCATACTTAACAAGGATCTTGGTTCCTAAACCGCAGAAACTAGTAGCGTTTCTCGAGACTCCGTACTGCTCCATGGTTCTAGAGATGGAAGCAATGCAGGTTTCAGATAAATCTGATGCGACTCCAAGATTACTTGACAAGTTAGCGTAACGAGCCACGGATACGGCAACAAATGCGTTCATGTAGCGGCAACATTTGCCTCGGTTGGTTATGTTGGAGCACACAGAAGCTACTAGTGTGAAATTTGATGAACTGAAATCTAATGGACAATCTgctaaaacacaaacaacaatgCAGCATTACGTTAGTGTCTGGTAAGAAAGAAGATgccatttttaagttttaacaatgGAGACTTGCTTGAAAGAGCAGTCCAAAAGTGtcaagtttttaacttttaataacAATAGCTTTGAAGCTCGAACCAGAgaaagcttcaatttttatGCTACCTCAAGATCTGACTTCAATTCAGAAAAACAGAGTAGTTTGCATGTAAGCAACTCTAATGAACCAGAACTAAGCAAATTCCCATCGAGAAACTCAAAATCTAGTCAAAGAAAgcaacaaaatttacaaaacccAGAAGCTCAGAATTCAACATTAACATCACAAGATTAAGAAAATGAAGCTTTTGAAGAGAGAAGCAAACAGAGGAAAATCGAAAAAGATTAAACCTTTAGCCATTATTAGTGAAGAAGGCAATTGGGTTGCAAGTAATGCAATTAATGCCAACAAGAAAGCTTGACTATTCATCACCATGGCCAAGAGTCAAGAGAGcaagagaaggagagaggaagagagagagagattataaaAGGAGTTAACGGAAAGTCCCTGTGTGAATATGACATTCGAGGCTCTGTATTACTCACTGACAAGTGACAAGGAAACAGACAAATTTTAGAGTTATCAACTTGCTGCTGCTATAGTTAATTCAATTCGTGATCAAAATTTGaagaaattgcaaaacaaaaccCCCTAATTTTATCATTTCCTCTCGCTTTTAACCTACTGGTTTCGTTTTATTACATAGTATACCACCACGGTCCACGGTAATGGCTCAATGCAACAACACTAACTTGTGAATGTTTGTTCAAggaaacacaaaaattttaaatattcaaaagttGATATTGAGATTGTTTCGTTCATGTGAAGTGATTTGGACTAACACAAATACTACATGATTAGTAGTAggattaaaaattgaaaacaaattgaaacgGAGGCCGCATGTTTCTATCATGATGTCTCATGCCATTCCGGTAATTATtaaatgttgtttgttttcattcgtttttagatatattaagTAAAACACATCCGTTGCTCATAATAAACAGTTGTTCTTTGTATGATTGTATATTTGTATCTACAActgttaaattaaatattaatttcataGCAAATCTTCTGctttttgataaaagagaatAATTATTAGACCTTTGTCCTTTCCTTGGAGTAAAAGAAAGgtattgtttgttaattaaaagaacaaaattaaaacaagcATTTATGAAGTGTTTGGTGAAGCGAAAGCGACATAGGGATAAAATGGCTTAGTGGGTTCATTCGAGGGCTTTGGGATTGATCCTAAATTATCCTAATTTTAGTTTTGGATATAAATTCTTCTTCATCGaattcaaaagagaaagaaaaaaaaaatgagatgtaAGAAGCAATGCAATGTGAACCCAAATGGAAATGGTCTACATAACGTTGGTAGGGTCACTCACATGTGCACACCCTGTCATATCTCACAGACCTCAactgcacaatttttttttttttttgttaggtttagattttagtttgTATGCAATTTTATCCCTAAAATATTGTAGTAATGCCATAGACAAAGCGTTTATATGGTCATTGTAAgcgttaaatatatataactagggTTGGAATAAGTCAATCATTTATAATATCAGGCCTGTTCTGGACCTCTCGTTACGTAATAGTGTAGTTTTTATGATAGTAGAAAAGGTTATACAAGTTACCGATAAATTGtatgaaaaaatgaaataagaagAGATGTACTATAAAAGATTTTAAGGAGTCGCGTTGCAAATGTGAATGTGAATATGAGCGCTGAGGTTTGGGGTCCCCTAACCAATAGAAACAAGGTTATCGTACCGTTCTTGAATAAGAAAGAAcggattgttttctttttcttttcaaacttATATCAAAATCATTCGTCCTTGTGCCAATATTTATAACGTGGAGTTGGATTCATACAATATCTCCCAAATTGATCTGTACCCCAACCaaaatctttgatatttttggaaatagtTTAAGAGTGTTTTTGGACTTGGTTTAGAATGGCAGCAAAGTGGGCTACCTTGGGCCGGTTTATTCTTTTAGTTGAATGGATCGATGGTTTATATTATAAAGACaacaaattatacaaaaaatggTTATCGGGACAATCGGCGTGTGTAGCTTTGTTCGGAAGAAGGAAGGTAACTGGATTGC
Coding sequences within:
- the LOC104742505 gene encoding probable receptor-like protein kinase At1g49730 isoform X2; this translates as MVMNSQAFLLALIALLATQLPSSLIMAKDCPLDFSSSNFTLVASVCSNITNRGKCCRYMNAFVAVSVARYANLSSNLGVASDLSETCIASISRTMEQYGVSRNATSFCGLGTKILVKYDCEGRTTVRQMHQSPEFGHVSRNCRLPLSSGNQCRKCLNSGITYLRDLIGPDTNNITLSTCRDATYATLASRIGNASTLELLGCFFQVTELSIPSGSFPPLASPEPSPSTVGAISPSNSDAQMTTSRSTNPYHLTMVPTIGIVVTAVALTMLVVLVILIRKKNRELDESESLDKKSTKSIPSSLPVFKIHEDDSSSAFRKFSYKEMTNATNDFNTVIGQGGFGTVYKAELRDGLVAAVKRMNKVSEQAEQDFCREIELLAKLHHRNLVALKGFCINKKERFLVYDYMENGSLKDHLHATGKPPLSWGTRMKIAIDVANALEYLHFYCDPPLCHRDIKSSNILLDENFVAKLSDFGLAHSSRDGSICFEPVNTNIRGTPGYVDPEYVVTQELTEKSDVYSYGVVLLELITGRRAVDEGVNLVEMSQRFLLTKSKHRELVDPRINDSIDDAGVKQLEAVVAVVRWCTEKEGRSRPSIKQVLRLLCESCDPLHSAFAKAVEGEIGWDSRKRSNLRFQRGDSRIFGPSSSTTSRSHYSQSLPHSPINGFSF
- the LOC104742505 gene encoding probable receptor-like protein kinase At1g49730 isoform X1, with amino-acid sequence MVMNSQAFLLALIALLATQLPSSLIMAKADCPLDFSSSNFTLVASVCSNITNRGKCCRYMNAFVAVSVARYANLSSNLGVASDLSETCIASISRTMEQYGVSRNATSFCGLGTKILVKYDCEGRTTVRQMHQSPEFGHVSRNCRLPLSSGNQCRKCLNSGITYLRDLIGPDTNNITLSTCRDATYATLASRIGNASTLELLGCFFQVTELSIPSGSFPPLASPEPSPSTVGAISPSNSDAQMTTSRSTNPYHLTMVPTIGIVVTAVALTMLVVLVILIRKKNRELDESESLDKKSTKSIPSSLPVFKIHEDDSSSAFRKFSYKEMTNATNDFNTVIGQGGFGTVYKAELRDGLVAAVKRMNKVSEQAEQDFCREIELLAKLHHRNLVALKGFCINKKERFLVYDYMENGSLKDHLHATGKPPLSWGTRMKIAIDVANALEYLHFYCDPPLCHRDIKSSNILLDENFVAKLSDFGLAHSSRDGSICFEPVNTNIRGTPGYVDPEYVVTQELTEKSDVYSYGVVLLELITGRRAVDEGVNLVEMSQRFLLTKSKHRELVDPRINDSIDDAGVKQLEAVVAVVRWCTEKEGRSRPSIKQVLRLLCESCDPLHSAFAKAVEGEIGWDSRKRSNLRFQRGDSRIFGPSSSTTSRSHYSQSLPHSPINGFSF
- the LOC104742505 gene encoding probable receptor-like protein kinase At1g49730 isoform X3, producing MNAFVAVSVARYANLSSNLGVASDLSETCIASISRTMEQYGVSRNATSFCGLGTKILVKYDCEGRTTVRQMHQSPEFGHVSRNCRLPLSSGNQCRKCLNSGITYLRDLIGPDTNNITLSTCRDATYATLASRIGNASTLELLGCFFQVTELSIPSGSFPPLASPEPSPSTVGAISPSNSDAQMTTSRSTNPYHLTMVPTIGIVVTAVALTMLVVLVILIRKKNRELDESESLDKKSTKSIPSSLPVFKIHEDDSSSAFRKFSYKEMTNATNDFNTVIGQGGFGTVYKAELRDGLVAAVKRMNKVSEQAEQDFCREIELLAKLHHRNLVALKGFCINKKERFLVYDYMENGSLKDHLHATGKPPLSWGTRMKIAIDVANALVNIPKSFIHISSVN